In Cherax quadricarinatus isolate ZL_2023a chromosome 52, ASM3850222v1, whole genome shotgun sequence, the following proteins share a genomic window:
- the LOC128696893 gene encoding afadin- and alpha-actinin-binding protein B isoform X2 yields the protein MGEKIRRGQLSFWVSLRDVSDTEASKLHRNSSALESLPYFCTTANLPSAVVYLSQELQGMGLGCPLIETGSQRVNLVALINTCWEVTQLYRASARDSNNLLDQRRRDIADLNHCQSNIKDLRGNVEEKERLVCDAQEKERQAVSVSKALASKLKAEKEEVRKLSSVLQQREVHHQHELRKKEIENNRLTERLHRLISGDRSSELRPPSMTVSSTLARTNRSRAKWKTEASNARHEEDLHRRILSQYEAWVGQLSAENDQLKTCLSSISTQMSKLISKYSKNENKLPTEGDMNSSMTSSILSTDSLDDPVYKLEFHAFRDQVQQTFDVHMKTIMQIFEEKCKKGSKDVEEHLKKEISELEKQLTITKDELSYYHLLLSKAKEKDLSFLEDAKYVEERATLEKDRQELAKEKKLLHQERDKFTEAAIRLNRERAAFEVEKVELLRQQFLQELPPTLTDMCADATTSGHESGGSLSSGSIGDLLDSPQRKVAVPNITPPRGNVTFIQSSPVVLGPTRLPKQQQPDDCSNAQNRKASSVFRMKSAPTSRAPSVPRHKEVETQALGYSVSSGVCPSSVRPHTLERAKRRSLSGTSTPLYRSQSRGDLTKDCCQEISRHGIFLLPSQREGEALLCKRKSNFRDHKHSHIANKEGLNTLSASYQKDTLHHGVGSKPSRSTRKLNMPLYRNDGKYFQEDQYDDDDHDHDVNDYMVAQAESANTSLNTFETELISLMNQITQQQEEQSTKSHIDCPPSYEEVTQPKALPRNSLSLHSSAPGSLCGSRRSSRDVSAPREYLKRIYRQKTKK from the exons ATGGGTGAGAAAATAAGGAGAGGTCAGTTGAGCTTCTGGGTATCATTGAgagatgtcagtgacactgaagcTTCTAAATTGCACAGGAACTCCTCTGCCTTGGAGTCTCTTCCATATTTCTGTACAACAGCAAATCTACCAAGTGCTGTGGTCTACTTATCACAG GAACTACAGGGAATGGGTCTTGGTTGTCCACTTATTGAAACAGGAAGCCAAAGAGTTAATTTGGTGGCTCTTATTAATACCTGTTGGGAGGTGACGCAGTTGTATCGTGCTTCTGCTCGAGACAGTAACAACCTTCTTGACCAGAGGAGAAGAGATATTGCTGATCTTAACCACTGCCAG AGCAATATAAAAGATCTGCGAGGAAATGTGGAGGAAAAAGAGCGGCTGGTGTGTGATGCTCAGGAGAAGGAACGACAAGCAGTTTCTGTTAGTAAAGCTTTGGCTTCCAAACTCAAGGCTGAGAAAGAGGAG GTACGGAAATTAAGTAGTGTTCTGCAGCAGCGAGAAGTTCACCATCAACATGAACTTCGGAAGAAAGAG ATTGAGAATAACAGACTTACTGAGCGTCTCCATCGATTAATTTCTGGAGATCGCTCATCAGAGTTACGACCTCCCAGCATGACAGTCTCCAGTACACTAGCAAGAACCAACCGCTCAAGAGCTAAGTGGAAAACAGAAGCTTCAAATGCTCG ACATGAAGAGGACCTGCACCGAAGAATTCTAAGCCAGTACGAGGCTTGGGTTGGGCAGCTCAGTGCTGAAAATGATCAACTCAAGACTTGTCTTTCTTCAATCTCCACTCAGATGTCAAAACTTATTTCTAAATATTCTAAA aatgaaAACAAATTGCCCACAGAAGGAGACATGAATTCTTCCATGACATCATCCATATTGAGTACAGATAGTCTGGATGATCCTGTATATAAGCTAGAGTTCCATGCGTTTCGTGATCAAGTGCAGCAGACCTTCGATGTCCATATGAAGACAATTATGCAGATTTTTGAAGAAAAAT GTAAAAAAGGTAGCAAGGATGTTGAAGAGCATCTGAAGAAAGAAATTAGTGAATTGGAAAAGCAACTGACCATCACCAAAGATGAGTTATCCTACTACCATCTTTTGCTCAGCAAAG CAAAAGAAAAAGACTTGTCATTTCTAGAGGATGCCAAGTATGTAGAGGAAAGAGCAACTTTGGAGAAAGATAGGCAGGAGCTAGCAAAAGAAAAGAAATTGCTGCACCAGGAGCGTGACAAATTCACAGAGGCTGCCATCAGACTTAACAGAGAA AGAGCAGCATTTGAAGTTGAGAAGGTTGAGCTGCTGAGGCAACAATTTCTTCAGGAGTTGCCACCAACACTTACCGACATGTGTGCTGATGCAACAACAAGTGGTCAT GAAAGTGGTGGTAGCTTATCAAGTGGAAGTATTGGTGATTTATTAGACTCCCCTCAGCGAAAAGTGGCTGTGCCAAACATTACCCCTCCAAGAGGAAATGTCACATTCATTCAGAGTTCACCTGTTGTTTTGGGTCCGACTAGACTCCCAAAGCAGCAGCAACC TGATGATTGCTCTAATGCCCAAAATCGAAAGGCATCTTCTGTCTTCCGTATGAAATCTGCCCCAACAAGTAGAGCACCCTCTGTCCCACGACACAAAGAAGTAGAAACACAAGCTTTAGGTTATAGTGTGTCCAGTGGTGTCTGTCCTTCCAGCGTTCGTCCACACACCTTGGAAAGAGCAAAGCGGCGATCACTCTCAGGGACATCTACTCCGCTTTATAGAAGTCAGAGCCGAGGTGATTTGACAAAGGATTGCTGTCAGGAAATCAGTAGGCATGGGAtatttttattaccttcacaaagaGAAGGAGAAGCCTTACTATGCAAAAGGAAATCAAACTTTCGAGATCATAAACATTCACACATTGCCAACAAAGAAGGCTTGAATACTTTATCTGCAAGTTATCAAAAAGACACACTGCACCATGGTGTGGGTTCAAAGCCATCCAGATCTACCAGGAAATTAAACATGCCTCTTTACAGGAATGATGGTAAATATTTCCAAGAAGAtcaatatgatgatgatgatcatgatcatGATGTTAATGACTATATGGTGGCTCAAGCAGAAAGTGCTAACACCTCACTAAACACCTTCGAAACAGAGCTTATTAGTTTAATGAACCAAATCACTCAACAACAAGAGGAACAGAGTACAAAGTCACACATTGACTGTCCTCCATCTTACGAAGAGGTTACACAACCAAAGGCACTTCCAAGAAATAGTCTCTCGCTCCACAGCAGTGCACCAGGGAGTTTGTGTGGAAGTAGGAGATCTAGCCGAGATGTTAGTGCCCCAAGGGAGTATTTGAAAAGAATATACAGACAGAAAACTAAGAAATGA
- the LOC128696893 gene encoding afadin- and alpha-actinin-binding protein B isoform X1: MGEKIRRGQLSFWVSLRDVSDTEASKLHRNSSALESLPYFCTTANLPSAVVYLSQELQGMGLGCPLIETGSQRVNLVALINTCWEVTQLYRASARDSNNLLDQRRRDIADLNHCQSNIKDLRGNVEEKERLVCDAQEKERQAVSVSKALASKLKAEKEEVRKLSSVLQQREVHHQHELRKKEIENNRLTERLHRLISGDRSSELRPPSMTVSSTLARTNRSRAKWKTEASNARHEEDLHRRILSQYEAWVGQLSAENDQLKTCLSSISTQMSKLISKYSKNENKLPTEGDMNSSMTSSILSTDSLDDPVYKLEFHAFRDQVQQTFDVHMKTIMQIFEEKCKKGSKDVEEHLKKEISELEKQLTITKDELSYYHLLLSKDEGAAAKEKDLSFLEDAKYVEERATLEKDRQELAKEKKLLHQERDKFTEAAIRLNRERAAFEVEKVELLRQQFLQELPPTLTDMCADATTSGHESGGSLSSGSIGDLLDSPQRKVAVPNITPPRGNVTFIQSSPVVLGPTRLPKQQQPDDCSNAQNRKASSVFRMKSAPTSRAPSVPRHKEVETQALGYSVSSGVCPSSVRPHTLERAKRRSLSGTSTPLYRSQSRGDLTKDCCQEISRHGIFLLPSQREGEALLCKRKSNFRDHKHSHIANKEGLNTLSASYQKDTLHHGVGSKPSRSTRKLNMPLYRNDGKYFQEDQYDDDDHDHDVNDYMVAQAESANTSLNTFETELISLMNQITQQQEEQSTKSHIDCPPSYEEVTQPKALPRNSLSLHSSAPGSLCGSRRSSRDVSAPREYLKRIYRQKTKK; this comes from the exons ATGGGTGAGAAAATAAGGAGAGGTCAGTTGAGCTTCTGGGTATCATTGAgagatgtcagtgacactgaagcTTCTAAATTGCACAGGAACTCCTCTGCCTTGGAGTCTCTTCCATATTTCTGTACAACAGCAAATCTACCAAGTGCTGTGGTCTACTTATCACAG GAACTACAGGGAATGGGTCTTGGTTGTCCACTTATTGAAACAGGAAGCCAAAGAGTTAATTTGGTGGCTCTTATTAATACCTGTTGGGAGGTGACGCAGTTGTATCGTGCTTCTGCTCGAGACAGTAACAACCTTCTTGACCAGAGGAGAAGAGATATTGCTGATCTTAACCACTGCCAG AGCAATATAAAAGATCTGCGAGGAAATGTGGAGGAAAAAGAGCGGCTGGTGTGTGATGCTCAGGAGAAGGAACGACAAGCAGTTTCTGTTAGTAAAGCTTTGGCTTCCAAACTCAAGGCTGAGAAAGAGGAG GTACGGAAATTAAGTAGTGTTCTGCAGCAGCGAGAAGTTCACCATCAACATGAACTTCGGAAGAAAGAG ATTGAGAATAACAGACTTACTGAGCGTCTCCATCGATTAATTTCTGGAGATCGCTCATCAGAGTTACGACCTCCCAGCATGACAGTCTCCAGTACACTAGCAAGAACCAACCGCTCAAGAGCTAAGTGGAAAACAGAAGCTTCAAATGCTCG ACATGAAGAGGACCTGCACCGAAGAATTCTAAGCCAGTACGAGGCTTGGGTTGGGCAGCTCAGTGCTGAAAATGATCAACTCAAGACTTGTCTTTCTTCAATCTCCACTCAGATGTCAAAACTTATTTCTAAATATTCTAAA aatgaaAACAAATTGCCCACAGAAGGAGACATGAATTCTTCCATGACATCATCCATATTGAGTACAGATAGTCTGGATGATCCTGTATATAAGCTAGAGTTCCATGCGTTTCGTGATCAAGTGCAGCAGACCTTCGATGTCCATATGAAGACAATTATGCAGATTTTTGAAGAAAAAT GTAAAAAAGGTAGCAAGGATGTTGAAGAGCATCTGAAGAAAGAAATTAGTGAATTGGAAAAGCAACTGACCATCACCAAAGATGAGTTATCCTACTACCATCTTTTGCTCAGCAAAG ACGAGGGTGCTGCAGCAAAAGAAAAAGACTTGTCATTTCTAGAGGATGCCAAGTATGTAGAGGAAAGAGCAACTTTGGAGAAAGATAGGCAGGAGCTAGCAAAAGAAAAGAAATTGCTGCACCAGGAGCGTGACAAATTCACAGAGGCTGCCATCAGACTTAACAGAGAA AGAGCAGCATTTGAAGTTGAGAAGGTTGAGCTGCTGAGGCAACAATTTCTTCAGGAGTTGCCACCAACACTTACCGACATGTGTGCTGATGCAACAACAAGTGGTCAT GAAAGTGGTGGTAGCTTATCAAGTGGAAGTATTGGTGATTTATTAGACTCCCCTCAGCGAAAAGTGGCTGTGCCAAACATTACCCCTCCAAGAGGAAATGTCACATTCATTCAGAGTTCACCTGTTGTTTTGGGTCCGACTAGACTCCCAAAGCAGCAGCAACC TGATGATTGCTCTAATGCCCAAAATCGAAAGGCATCTTCTGTCTTCCGTATGAAATCTGCCCCAACAAGTAGAGCACCCTCTGTCCCACGACACAAAGAAGTAGAAACACAAGCTTTAGGTTATAGTGTGTCCAGTGGTGTCTGTCCTTCCAGCGTTCGTCCACACACCTTGGAAAGAGCAAAGCGGCGATCACTCTCAGGGACATCTACTCCGCTTTATAGAAGTCAGAGCCGAGGTGATTTGACAAAGGATTGCTGTCAGGAAATCAGTAGGCATGGGAtatttttattaccttcacaaagaGAAGGAGAAGCCTTACTATGCAAAAGGAAATCAAACTTTCGAGATCATAAACATTCACACATTGCCAACAAAGAAGGCTTGAATACTTTATCTGCAAGTTATCAAAAAGACACACTGCACCATGGTGTGGGTTCAAAGCCATCCAGATCTACCAGGAAATTAAACATGCCTCTTTACAGGAATGATGGTAAATATTTCCAAGAAGAtcaatatgatgatgatgatcatgatcatGATGTTAATGACTATATGGTGGCTCAAGCAGAAAGTGCTAACACCTCACTAAACACCTTCGAAACAGAGCTTATTAGTTTAATGAACCAAATCACTCAACAACAAGAGGAACAGAGTACAAAGTCACACATTGACTGTCCTCCATCTTACGAAGAGGTTACACAACCAAAGGCACTTCCAAGAAATAGTCTCTCGCTCCACAGCAGTGCACCAGGGAGTTTGTGTGGAAGTAGGAGATCTAGCCGAGATGTTAGTGCCCCAAGGGAGTATTTGAAAAGAATATACAGACAGAAAACTAAGAAATGA